A genomic window from Glycine max cultivar Williams 82 chromosome 17, Glycine_max_v4.0, whole genome shotgun sequence includes:
- the LOC112999919 gene encoding uncharacterized protein — MVEDRPQRITLEDYSNTSTPQYFTSMVRPEVQAANITYPHSLIQLIQGNLFHGLPNEDPYAHLATYIEICNTMKIAGVPEDAICLNLFPFSLAGEAKRCDPVQLNTFIDGLRPHSKQLLDAFAGGKIILKTLDEVMELIENMATSDHAILRDRAYTPTKKSLLELTSQDRLLAQNKLLAKQI; from the exons ATGGTAGAGGACCGGCCACAGAGGATTACTCTAGAGGACTACTCTAATACCTCTACACCTCAGTATTTCACAAGCATGGTCCGGCCCGAAGTTCAAGCTGCCAACATCACTTATCCACATTCCCTCATCCAGTTGATTCAAGGCAATCTCTTTCATGGGCTACCCAATGAAGATCCATATGCCCACCTTGCTACATACATAGAGATTTGCAACACGATGAAAATAGCTGGAGTTCCTGAAGATGCCATTTGCCTCAACCTATTCCCATTCTCCTTGGCTGGTGAAGCAAAAAGATG CGACCCAGTTCAACTCAATACCTTCATTGATGGCTTGCGACCCCATTCGAAGCAGTTACTTGATGCCTTCGCTGGTGGGAAGATCATATTGAAGACACTTGATGAAGTTATGGAGTTGATTGAAAACATGGCAACCAGTGACCATGCCATCCTTCGTGATCGAGCTTACACTCCTACAAAGAAGAGTCTTCTTGAGCTCACATCACAAGATAGACTACTTGCCCAAAACAAGCTCCTAGCCAAGCAAATATAG